Proteins encoded within one genomic window of Marinobacter halotolerans:
- a CDS encoding glutathione S-transferase N-terminal domain-containing protein produces MGVVTKRSSMTFFSDPASHYSHRVRIVLAEKGVTVDVVNVDPDNPPGELADLNPYNALPTLVDRDLVLYEPNIMMEYLDERFPHPPLLPVYPVARANSRLMIHRIQKDWCGLVDQILAQPNAKASEAARKELRESLLATAPLFGEMPYFLSEEFTIVDCCIAPILWRLPAMGIELNDKQGKPLLKYMESMFAREGFKASLSDLEEDIRN; encoded by the coding sequence ATGGGCGTTGTGACCAAGCGGTCATCAATGACGTTTTTCTCGGACCCGGCCAGTCATTACAGCCACAGAGTCCGTATTGTGCTGGCAGAAAAAGGCGTTACCGTTGATGTTGTCAATGTTGATCCCGACAATCCTCCCGGTGAGCTAGCCGATCTGAACCCTTACAACGCGCTGCCGACGCTGGTTGATCGTGATCTGGTTCTTTACGAGCCGAACATCATGATGGAGTACCTGGACGAGCGTTTTCCTCATCCGCCGCTTCTGCCGGTCTACCCGGTTGCCAGGGCAAACAGTCGCCTGATGATCCATCGTATCCAGAAGGACTGGTGTGGGTTGGTGGACCAGATTCTGGCTCAGCCAAATGCCAAGGCATCTGAAGCAGCCCGGAAAGAACTCAGGGAGAGTCTTCTTGCAACGGCGCCGTTGTTCGGTGAGATGCCGTATTTCCTTTCCGAGGAATTCACCATCGTTGACTGCTGTATTGCTCCCATTCTTTGGCGCTTGCCCGCGATGGGCATTGAGCTGAACGACAAGCAGGGTAAACCTCTGCTGAAATACATGGAGAGTATGTTTGCGCGTG